The stretch of DNA GACATGAAACCAAggagtgctgctgctctttaaGGAACATCCGCTCTGTTTCCTAGGGATGGCTACAGGGAGTTTTTAAGATAGAGCAGTGGCTGACCTCTCTTCCCTGTAACTGCTTAGTGTGAGAACAGATTTCCCCATGtccttcttctctcttcctACAGCACTATTAGTCCCTCCCCTTACTCTGCACATCACTAAGAACATTGCAGCAATTAGCAGAATTCCAATACTATCATTTAATGAAGGAATCTCAGAGCTCCTGTGACAGGATGAAAGgaaatgggcacaaactgaaacacatggaattttttctgaatgtaaGAAAAACTGTGAGGGTGGTTaaacactggaataggttgcccagagcagctgtggagtctccttccTTGCAagtattcaaaagccatctggataTGCTCATGGGTAACCTGCTCTTGTGCTTGAGCAAAAGAGTTTGAGTAGATGACCTCAAAGATTCTTCTCCCAtcagtgattctgtggttttgtgtcTCTGCTACTACAATGAACACAAACCTTCtaggtacacacacacacactgagtTTTTAAGAACCAAATTCTCAAACTAGATCAACTACTGCTACTTCAGGTAAAGAGACACTGCAGTCTAGCCCTAAAAAAAGTAAGAGGCAGCTAGTTGCAAAGCCTATCAGAATATTAGACTGGCATAAATTCTAAATATCTATGAGACAACagtaaaaaagccaaaaagacccaaccaaacaaacccaagagATTGGCATAAAGATACAGTAGTTATAGAACTTACCAAAGACTTAGGCAGCTTTATGTTCCTTTTCCTTAGTTTCTTGCAGCCACAGTACACCATTGCTATTATAGTCAAGGTCCCAATAACAACACACAGAATGATGATAAAATGTATACCTAAGAAGTTAAAGCAAAATCTACTAGGAATTTTGGAAAAACAAGCCACTGCTGTTATCATTTAGAACAATTTCAGAAATTGTAATAGGTCAGAATGCTTACCTGTAATGTGTGAATTTGTCAATTTACTACCTTTTTTCACTCAAAAAAACTTAATCCATAAAACTTTTATggagtaaataaaaatgagaatgaCAGAAGCTTTTCAATTTATATAAACATAATCAtgtttttatagaaataaaggaattttgCAACTAATTTTTTGTTCCTTAGAGATGACAGATGGAGATGATGAGATTTGTGTATTTTCCATGTGATAGTATATTAACTAACATAACTGCACAGAGTTTATGTACAATAAAAGTAAAACGTGGAAtcttccaaaacacagaattgTTAACAATTACTAGTAGGACTCCACTAGTCTGACTCACCTTAACACCCTCCTGCCTCACTCATACAGCTGCTCCTGTGCATTCAAGAAAACTGCTTCTATCAACTTTAACTCTTTGCTGAAATTCCAGGCCATAATGAAGTACAATTACAAGGTCTCAAGAGGTTCAGATATAAATTTGGGTCACTATCTGCCTTTTGTTCTCTTTAATTAAGAAAGAGTTCAATATCTTAATTTAATGGCTGTAAGTTTATAGTTGCTTCAAATTAAAGGTCTATATACATTTTCCTCAGTGAGGAGGCTGAGCAAAAAGCCAGCTGCTAGAAGAGACAATGCATATGAAAACCACATAGCTCAGAGAATGAtccatgtctttttttaatcacaCCAATGATCACGTGCAATGGAAACAGGTTTTGTGATACCaacaacacaggaaaaacaccccaaaaagaGGTCAGGGTCACTTGAAAACAATACATGATCTGTAAAGGTCAGAACTGTCAAAgtgcatttggaaaataattactAAGCTTTCCCTATTTTTTCTATTCTCCCACAGGCATCCAATGGCTATTATCAGACCTCAAATACTTGCTAAATCAGATCTGTCTTCAGATTCAGTATGTTCTCACTATAATATAAGAATCCTCTTACTCAGTGTCTGCTTGAGAGGAACAGGAATGCAGCTTTCCTCTGATGGAGTGCCAACCATCAGATCATCAAAACGTCCTTCTGCTGAAACACAGTATGTGGAACTTTCATTAGGAACTGGGATTTTGAGGCTACACTTATGCATTGTACAGTTGTCCTCGTAGAACTCTTCAGTCTGCAAAAAAAGTGGAAGACATGTTATATCATCTGACTCACTAGAACAGTGTTACAGTACCTTCTACCACTTCAAAAAAGGTTAAAACACCATGTGTTTCCTACATCAGCCACATGCCTTGCAAAAGCTGTGTGAACATCAGCTTACTGGCTACCTCAAGATGTTGTATTTGATCAGACCATGGTATTTTCCAGCTAAAATTTGTGCTGCTCATAGTAGAGATTCACATTTCTAATTCATTTATAAAACTTGTACCTGGATCCATATGAAAAGCTAACTGTAAGTAAACACACCTATTGTAATTTTCCTTGAGTTCACTCTCCATGATTGCTAAATAAACTGGTATAAATACCTTGGAAGgtaattttcttaaattaaaggTCTCTTTAGACAAGTGAGAGGGGCACAAGTAAAGTTACCAATGTTCAGCATGTACACAGAAACACCAGCATGTGATCAGGTAACACTTATCTTGTGTCCAGCTAATGCAGTAATCTAATTTTTGTTGTAAGCATTAATTTGGTCAACTAAAATCCAGACCTTTCATTCACATATCTCATTGTAATGTGCTCAACATTTAAGGTGCTCAACCGTTTTCTTGGTATCTGTTAGCTCCGTGTGTCATAGGAGTAAATCCCTTGTATAGGCATTTAAGGTAAACAAGTGTTTTTAatcttgaattttatttttggaactTACCTCATTTTTACTATTCCGAGCACTCACCAAGTACTCAAGCCTTGAATAAATGTCTTCAATACAAGAAAGAGGGAATTCAGGATGGTAAATATCAACCACGATTTTATCACCATGTCTTGAGAGATTCAGTTTTGGCGGTCCTATTTTTCCTGCAACACATTGATTAGGCCAAAGcttttaacataaaataatgGTATTTATAGTTAGCTTTCCAAAATTCATCACAGATTTGAGAAGACTTACGTATTTATTCCCATGCTGTTAATATTCCATAGCTGTGGTAAGACCTCTTGGTTGCTTAGAAGTAATGGAGGCATTTGTATACATTAactaattaatattaattaactAAAGTTTGTAAAATAGAAACAGATTGTCCATGAAGAATTTCACTATTAAACAATTCAACTTTCCTACACACATAAGTCCATAAAAATTCAGCTGACAACAGAAAAAGCTAACAGCAATTAAACATATACACGAATGAGAACCAAATACAAGATCCTGCTGACTAGATCCCACCATAAATCACCTCAGTTAAAAACAGTACTGTACTGAAACAAAGGTTATACAAAAAGCTAAACAAATCTCACTGTAAGCAACATTTGGAAACTTTGGATTTCCCATGGCAATGGTTTATGTGAATTTTTCGTGTCTAATGGTCTGACTGAACACGGGTTTCTTGTTCAGTgggaaaagtgttttgtttctcttctccatACATGGCCACCAATTTTCTGGAAACTGTCACACTCAGCATTACTACCCTGACTTCTGTCCCCTTGTCAAACTCTAGAAACCAGCCACTATTTCAAGTCATAGGACTGTTGGGTGGGGACAGAATCAtagcagaaaacaaagagggACTCCACTCCTTCAGCTCCAGCAATGTAGAAATCCAGCTCTAGCTAAAGCATAGCCCAAGTCAGATAGAATCTCATGCACCAGATTTCCCCTGAAAGCATTATGTTGGGAATGGAGCAAGCATGGTAAAAAGACTCCTTGTCTTTTCTCATTCTGTTGCATTTCCTTTGCACTGCCCATGGAATGCCAGAGCCTGCCACACTGGATTGTAGACACAAAATTTACTTTTACAGTATTAATGCTAAAGGCtaattttttccaaagcaggCCGAAAGATTTACATGAAAAACTAGTAACTTACAGGACCTAGATACCTGAAGCTATCAGTACATGACATTCTAGTGTCAAGCAAGGCATCATTACTTCAATGATGCCTAAAGGTCCACATTGTCTGGTGACAGTTTCCCACCCTAAATTGGTTTCTGGGGCATCAGGCAAGAATATGGGAAGGATTCAGAGTGCACCATCTGCATCACCTTCTTGCCTTTAgacattttgaaacaaatattcAGATACCACCAAGTCAGGGCTAACAAGTACTGTGAAGTTCCTACTAAGCAATCACGCTTCATTTCATCCTGGACTCCTGGCTTTAAGATACTCCCAAATGCAGTGCAAtaagagagcaaaaaaaataatcaattacTAACTTtctaaatttttgaaaaaaaaaaaaaaaatcacaaggtTTAGCATAGATACAACTTACCATGCCTTTGCAAAATAAACTCATTTGCCTCGACATATTCAGACTGTTGTGACCCAACAAAAGCTTTAACTCGAAGCCAGTGAGATAAATAAGGGTCACATATTTCCTCTGAGAGATCACAAAAATGAGCTGAAGTGTTCACACAGGTTGAGACGTTCTTATAGTAACCTAAACTGTAAAACAGATCAAATAATAGTAAATACAACTTCAACTGCACAATTCTGTACAATACACTGCCTGTAATAAAAAACTGTGAGAGTGGCCAGGAGCCGTGAGGGCACAGATtacccagggaggttgtggagttGCATCCCTTAGGGATATTCAAAAGCCAACTAGACACAGTCTTGGATGACCTGCTCAAGCAAGGGGTTTgaaccagatgacctccagagatccctgccaacctcagccattctgtTACTTGACAAATTTCGCCTTAATTTACACTTGGGCAACCTTCACCCTACATGACTTCACTACatagaaacaaaagaatttaCCATGGACTGACTGCTTTTATATGCTTCTAGAGAATATCAGGCATAGGAAATAAAATAGTAAGAACTTACTTGTAAGGCTTGATTTCCACAATAAAACGCGGCGTTTCAGGCACAGATGGGTACTGCCAatgcaaaactgttttgaaattttCGGATGTTACTACAATCTCCATTGGTGAAGGCACTAGAAGAAAGAACAATTGCACTTTGACAAACAGACCTTTGTAAGCACAAGAACAGCCAAATGTACTTctaaattatttggaaaaggCAACACGCTAgacataaaaatcaaaaatacttGCCCCAAATGAGCTAGTCTGTCACCAGTACAGACACCTATGAGCCCTGTAAGCTGATTTATTACTAATCTCTCCTTCAGAGACAGCTTTTGTCCTCTTTGCAACAACATCAGATAACCCACGCTCACTGAAAGCAAGTCCATCAGACAGCCCATATCAGGTCCATAGGCAGCAATGATTATACCCCTGTGTTGGTCTTCTACAGATGTACCAGCAAGACAGATAGTAAGACTTTACTCAAGTTAGAGGAGATTAGCTCAGTTCCCGTAGATTTCTCTTGCTGTTCATAAAATGAATtggaggagctggggtgggaaATGGTACCAGAGCTGGACCTCCAAGGCCAAAATACAACAGGCCTGCTAGGGAAAGCCTGGATTCCACACAAATTTCTAACAGTGATACTTCTACCACTCCAGCAGTATTTTCAGTAAGCTGTGATGACCAAAATAAACTACAAACATTTGTAAGGAATTTGAACACTGAAGCTATAATGTAGTTCCATACACATCTATATCAGAGGTAATGTCATAAAGCAATACAAAAATAAGAAGCAACACTGACAGTTTTCCATATTCAACAAGTATCTGTTCtaagcagcaacagcaacagaGATATCAATGAAGCAGCTGTAGTGGAAGGAAAATTATAGTATGCTGTAACTGTTGAAGGCTGCCACATGATactcaggaagaaaagataaatgaagGTCACTCAACTAAATTTAACTCTTACAACTCAGCTTTTCAATGTCTGGTTTGGCACCCTTAGTATTCTCAATGTAGCTTTTACAACATGTTGAGGGAACTCTTATTTGACCTGCTCTACACTGCTCTTTGTTCACGAAGCAAGTACTGCAACTTCACTCTGTGATATATTCGGGGAAAGTAAACAATTTTCACATCCTGAGAACAAGACCACAAATATAACACATTACTGAAAGTAATACGCAGAGGTTGAGATATGCTATTGACCACAAAGGTTTGATACATGAAACATAGATCACTCTGCAAATGGTTCTGTGGTTTATGTTTTAATACATACAAGAGTGGTATTTCAGCtattggaaaaaaaggaacatattCATCAAATTCAcaaccacaagaaaaaaaaaaggtgacaaGCTGACAGAAGAGGTGTCAAGCACACAGATGGGCCAACGCATACAAGCATTACTTCAAATATGCCAGTTTAAGCCACAGTGTAGCTAGCCTTAGAAAAATTTAACTTTTGTGTACTATTATACAAAAGAAACTGCTTAACAAATGGGGATGACCCCAGAGCGCTGAAGGGGGTAGTAAATGTTACATTAAGACCCCTCCATCACCTGCCTAAGGTTTCCTGCTGACTGGAAGCCAGCCACTATTCCAATTTACAAGAAGGGCATGAGGAAAGACCCAGAAAACCAGACCTGTTAGCTTAACCTCAGCACGTGGAAAAATGATGGAGAAGATCATGCCGGGTGCTCTTGGAAGACACTGAAAGAGCAATACTATCACCAGGAACAGTCAACAGGGATTCACAAAGTGAAAGTCCCATTTAACTGGTTTATTAATTTATCAGTTGATCATACCTAGTGGATGAAGGGAAGGCAGTGGATGTactttttctggattttagtACAGCTTTTGATACTGTCCCTCATTCTGTCCTTCTGAACAAGTTGGCACATGCAGGTTCACAGTGCACTGAGTGAAGAACTGGTTGAAAGGCAGAGCTCAAAGGGTTGCTGTGAATGGGGCTGCACCTGGCTGGGGACCAGCAGTGTTCCCTGGGGCCCGGTCCTAGGGCCTGTTCTGTTCAGGATTTTTACCAACGATCTGGGTACAGGAGTTGAATGCACCTTGGGCCAATTTGCCAACGATCCTGAACTGGGAGGTGCTGCCCCCCCTCTCAAGGCATGTGAGGCCTTGCAGAGGGTGCTAAACAAATGATCTTCGTTGTCTAGCTCACAGCCCCTTTACTGAGGCTGGCTATCTGATTTCTAATGGTTTCTTCTCCAGAGACAGTGCCTGGGGATGCCACAGTCCCATTTCACTCCAGCATCAAGAGTGCAGACCACAGAGAACCCTTCAGATTTTCAAAGTGCCACTGTCTAATCTTTACATATGCCATTTCTGCATATCACCAGTAAAAGGCCCTAATACTTTACAGAAACACTGTTTTACTTAACCCATTGAAATGAACCCAGAATGaaagcattcatttttctaaacattttatGCCACATTCTGTGTTGTTCTGCAGGCATAAGTGGAAGATGACAATAGCAGTTAGTGCCACAAAGGTTAACTATTAAACATAAAACTCcttttaatttataataaaCATAAATTCAGCAATACTCAAGGTGCAAATTCAAACAGTGAGATAGCAAGCATGGAAAGAGATAAGAAAACTGATCAGCAATTCATGTTATAATGCATGACACAGAAAACTCAGCAAGTTCTATTTTGCCTCCAGTTCAAACAAAGTGATTCCCATCTGCAGCTCACCTTGCCTTGTAGGACAGGAACACTGGCTGATGAGAAGCCAACAGAGAACAGCAAGAACAATTTTTGAAATGTGTATCTGTATTGTAAAACAACATAAAAGgaactgcagaaagcagctctACATCCATAGAATAAAGCACAAAGGTAGGCCAATCAGATATCTTTTTTAAGCATGCCAGGAGAAGAAATTCAACATGCCTGTATTTTGAGGATAAAGAACTGgaattttggaaagcaaaggTAGGACTAAGAGAGGGGTAAAAGCAAAGACAAGGACCACAGGGTGACCTGGATGTTTagcatttaacaaaaaatagaTGTGGGAATACAACCACACAGTTTATCTCAAGAAACTCACACCT from Corvus cornix cornix isolate S_Up_H32 chromosome 3, ASM73873v5, whole genome shotgun sequence encodes:
- the IFNGR1 gene encoding interferon gamma receptor 1 is translated as MWVPLSLLALAALLGPRRSAASQGEQPALPSPMEIVVTSENFKTVLHWQYPSVPETPRFIVEIKPYNLGYYKNVSTCVNTSAHFCDLSEEICDPYLSHWLRVKAFVGSQQSEYVEANEFILQRHGKIGPPKLNLSRHGDKIVVDIYHPEFPLSCIEDIYSRLEYLVSARNSKNETEEFYEDNCTMHKCSLKIPVPNESSTYCVSAEGRFDDLMVGTPSEESCIPVPLKQTLSIHFIIILCVVIGTLTIIAMVYCGCKKLRKRNIKLPKSLVNVMRNLSTGALLGPKSEGKYISVISFPSGHSELPVNGEVTLLEIEPEEETVSPVTSCDGDPSVPSPEAPPKVEEVPVQESTEEVSSDADEQNCKVKESYFISGSSQMDTCSKSSGAEISTTETQQTVIPSSCFKFSGYDKPHVPLDVLMIDVGEEQPVNAYRPTE